In the genome of Polyangiaceae bacterium, the window GAGCCGACAGAGCTCACCGAGCAGGGCATCACCGTCGACCGCGGGCTCGGCGGCCTCCCCGGCATCAGCGGCTACCTCAAGATGAACTACGAATTCGCCACCGCGTTCGAGTGAACAACCGTCCCCTCCCGCTAGTTTGCTCCGCCAATCTGGCTCAGGATCGTCTGGTCGGTGATCTTGTCGTCCGCAGCGAGCAGAAGCGCTTTCGACAGGATGATCGACAACCGCTGGTCGCCCTCGAACGGCAGGAAGACCTGCTCCTTCTTCGCCTGGGATTGGGCTGGGACGATGCAGAGGTACTGGTCGTTGGGCTCCATGAGAATGTTCGCTGAGCCCAGGTGAATCTTGTAGGTCCGCCGCTTGCCCTTCACGACCAGGAACCGATCCGAGAGGGAGCAGACATCGCGGATCTTCAGGCGCGGCAGGAGGCGCTCGAGCACGGCCTTCCTGGAGACCGCGGAGCCGGAGAGCTCACCAAAGCCATACGAATGCCAGTAGTCGCGGAATCGGCCCTCGGGGCCGCCGTCCTGCCAGTTCGGGTCGTTTCCGACGCTGGCAACGCCAACGAAGAGGTCGACGTCTCGCAGCACCTCTGAGAGCACCAAGGGCGGAACCTGATCGATGGGCAGGGGTTGGTTCTCAGTGCGGTCTGTTCCGCTCGACCCATAGCCGCCGCCGCCAGCGTGAGCCGAGTTCGTGGCCGCCTCGATGGGGTAGAATCGGACCTGGTCGGTCCCGAGGTACAGGTAGGTTCCCGCCTCGTTGGTGTCCGTGCCGTACTCGCCACCGAGCCCCTCGACCCAGTACTCCGCCCGGATTCCCCACTTGGGTAGCCACTTCGTGGCGGGCGGGTATTCGTCGTCGACCATGAGGCGCAGCGTGTTCTTCCACCCGCGGGCG includes:
- a CDS encoding DUF4132 domain-containing protein; amino-acid sequence: MRKPSSFRERVPAQKGIEKALEAVAERTGIERSELEELGVPAFGMTEVGVCRETLGDYVAELRVVERGKTHLGWFKADGKPQKSVPKAVRENHAEDLKELKQAAKNIEQMLAAQKDRIDGLFVEQKEWRVDQFVERYLQHPLIGVVANRLIWSLTEPGCEPVSVLPRSGALTRLDGSVVSPTPEATVRMWHPIEAEMSEVLAWRERLEELEVVQPFKQAHREVYLLTDAERHTGTYSNRFAAHVLKQHQFNALCSARGWKNTLRLMVDDEYPPATKWLPKWGIRAEYWVEGLGGEYGTDTNEAGTYLYLGTDQVRFYPIEAATNSAHAGGGGYGSSGTDRTENQPLPIDQVPPLVLSEVLRDVDLFVGVASVGNDPNWQDGGPEGRFRDYWHSYGFGELSGSAVSRKAVLERLLPRLKIRDVCSLSDRFLVVKGKRRTYKIHLGSANILMEPNDQYLCIVPAQSQAKKEQVFLPFEGDQRLSIILSKALLLAADDKITDQTILSQIGGAN